A region of Ornithodoros turicata isolate Travis chromosome 5, ASM3712646v1, whole genome shotgun sequence DNA encodes the following proteins:
- the LOC135395965 gene encoding Fanconi anemia group I protein-like — translation MENVTREHILQCIQEENLSEILQVLSENSLGECTDTVTAVKQILKAIQPDQQKLRLQVFRFILSVLQKADVSPGVASQLLGILHTLMPHIAVSELAKVVHGLLKAVKTGRHSEGRWLEAVPQLLSRAASCSWVEGPNGETLSGPQWKQLVVQELCSCPWTPPWALPLARLFSELQVDTREVAYAVEKLLEVLPHLKLLDVAPLLHQLLLLPSEGSIITVLDATIKFLNDQPNDGSSSTKQAEGTIILHVVFATRQNLDIGRKLVHLLKERPTSFVLSKFSLALALALAKTDPLAQQLLQVLKSAVSMHFEEHSLLQRSQWARSLLQKKTAKEECMLDVADCCQGPGGWAEVVQGLVRFGFLLLDCDGQSMSDLGARLIVRVLSPVSCHTILDLLIQRLLGPSPTLTSSLAVLSKIITGSSTLVLRHETKLMELVGYLSRLPSAHAAHILRVLLPVVKVSASLRDSLVIILRKAAFSRDTEARKVAALGCLVLLPCKPLFEDIISILSKALTQQSCVRRLVYEGLPQVLSRNRDLCGPVLQLLCSQLQKYIPSNDDACPPLFIAEIVQIRMDEAVLLEPLSSLTLCCHRCLAAWLEHHPGGSELPQQLSKLLKNIVERIARVDPQDFGLDKLADWSTGSSVGQKNTLVATELRALCDALIEVALAKYNWSSNNIQDAQDLFGVASKMEQLLVHVPKKEAGVRRAPFKPPYNFSPAFLAAFLPRLFSPEMFCDSNFTQYIVAAANHWLTQSTVETWDMDFSFKIARGLLTVYEERVTVGPASLTGLCVQSVSSFLSKQQGRSEQMLPLLRALEGCSEGTLEELARKQLQRYQAFVVQVLKEDGRMKEIVSLAAMCTTLCGNIEGESARQLYAWIQSLCSQQSLEDTAACKSLLTLFFTVNSQTKSGLQVLFEVSENIHLQFGTIDEDVESNKRQTYAIINTETAASALGVLLEHLQVALQRLDWMMTLLKRYHAASNADQVAKLEVGVCRQLGYLVTIFAEISQSCLPHQLSQLTLRLLTKLFNSLAALSKYYVLLYVHKVGRLCDKFEKLVRLTGTHLTPHIYALITFLQTAEKQPKKKTQSKEVTPSLIFAIEQYEKLIIQLSKKSKVNLTEGCKRSTARDFRINAATVEAALHSADTTGECSRKRVRTDDSSDDDAGHVQ, via the exons ATGGAAAATGTCACTCGTGAACACATTTTGCAGTGTATTCAGGAGGAAAACTTGAGCGAG ATTTTACAAGTCCTTTCGGAGAACTCTCTCGGCGAATGTACTGACACTGTGACCGCAGTTAAGCAAATCCTTAAAG CAATTCAGCCGGACCAGCAAAAGCTGCGTCTGCAGGTATTTCGCTTCATACTGTCGGTTCTTCAAAAAGCAGATGTTTCACCTGGCGTTGCGTCGCAGCTGCTGGGAATTCTTCACACACTG ATGCCTCATATTGCTGTGTCAGAGTTGGCAAAGGTCGTTCATGGTCTTCTAAAGGCTGTCAAAACAGGTCGCCATTCAGAAGGAAG GTGGCTTGAAGCTGTTCCACAGCTCTTGAGTCGAGCTGCAAGTTGTTCCTGGGTGGAAGGACCAAATGGGGAAACATTGTCAGGGCCCCAATGGAAGCAGCTGGTTGTACAAGAATTATGTTCATGTCCGTGGACCCCTCCCTGGGCCCTACCTCTTGCTCGGCTTTTCAG TGAGTTGCAGGTGGACACTCGAGAAGTGGCATACGCGGTAGAGAAGCTACTAGAAGTTCTGCCACATCTGAAACTGTTGGACGTTGCTCCGTTGCTGCACCAGTTGCTTCTGTTGCCCAGTGAG GGCAGTATCATCACAGTCTTGGATGCCACCATAAAGTTCTTGAATGACCAGCCAAATGACGG AAGTTCGAGTACCAAGCAGGCTGAGGGAACGATCATTTTGCACGTTGTGTTCGCGACTCGCCAGAACTTGGACATTGGTCGGAAGCTGGTGCACCTTCTCAAG GAACGGCCCACGTCTTTCGTTCTGAGCAAATTTTCTTTGGCTCTGGCTCTTGCATTGGCTAAGACAGACCCTTTGGCTCAACAG CTGCTTCAGGTATTGAAAAGTGCCGTGAGCATGCACTTTGAAGAACACTCTCTGTTGCAACGGTCGCAATGGGCCCGTTCCCTCCTTCAGAAAAAGACAGCAAAAGAGGAGTGCATGCTTGACGTTGCTGATTGCTG TCAGGGTCCGGGTGGATGGGCAGAGGTTGTCCAAGGGCTTGTGCGCTTTGGATTCCTCTTGCTAGATTGTGATGGGCAGTCCATGTCCGACCTTGGAGCAAGACTCATAGTGCGTGTATTGAGCCCTGTGTCCTGCCATACCATCTTGGATCTACTCATTCAGCGGCTGCTAGGGCCGTCCCCTACACTTACAAGTAGCTTGG CCGTTCTAAGCAAGATAATAACGGGTAGCTCCACCCTGGTGCTTCGACACGAGACTAAGTTGATGGAGTTGGTGGGCTACCTGTCGCGTCTCCCCTCGGCACATGCTGCTCACATCCTTCGAGTTCTCCTGCCCGTCGTAAAAGTTTCGGCTTCGCTCAGAGACTCTTTAGTAATTATTCTCAGAAAGGCGGCCTTTAGCAG GGATACTGAGGCCCGCAAAGTGGCTGCTTTGGGTTGCCTCGTACTGCTACCATGCAAGCCTCTGTTTGAAGACATTATAAGCATTCTTAGTAAAGCTCTTACACAGCAGTCTTGCGTTCGACGATTGGTCTATGAG GGCCTCCCGCAAGTGTTAAGCCGCAACCGTGACCTTTGTGGTCCAGTCCTGCAGCTTCTTTGCTCGCAG TTGCAGAAATACATTCCATCCAATGATGACGCTTGTCCACCGCTGTTCATTGCCGAGATTGTCCAAATACGGATGGACGAAGCTGTTTTGTTGGAGCCCTTG AGTTCTCTGACCTTGTGCTGCCATCGATGCCTGGCAGCTTGGCTCGAACATCATCCTGGGGGCTCGGAACTCCCTCAGCAGTTGTCGAAGTTGCTGAAAAACATAGTTGAACGTATCGCTCGTGTGGATCCCCAAGATTTTGGCTTG GACAAGTTAGCAGACTGGAGCACTGGTAGCAGTGTTGGTCAAAAAAACACATTAGTAGCAACGGAGCTCAGAGCACTCTGTGATGCTTTGATAGAGGTCGCTCTGGCAAAGTACAACTGGAG CTCCAACAACATCCAGGATGCTCAGGATTTATTTGGCGTAGCTTCGAAGATGGAGCAGTTGCTCGTTCATGTGCCGAAGAAGGAAGCCGGTGTTCGTCGTGCCCCATTCAAGCCACCTTATAATTTCAGCCCAGCATTTCTGGCTGCTTTTCTGCCTCGCCTGTTCAG CCCCGAAATGTTCTGTGACAGCAATTTTACCCAATACATAGTGGCGGCTGCCAATCACTGGCTTACTCAAAGTACCGTAGAAACCTGGGACATGGATTTCAGCTTTAAGATTGCGAG GGGTCTCCTAACAGTGTACGAAGAACGCGTGACAGTGGGTCCGGCATCGCTCACTGGCCTGTGCGTTCAGAGTGTGAGCAGTTTCTTATCAAAACAGCAGGGCAGAAGTGAGCAAATGCTGCCACTGCTCAGGGCTCTAG AAGGCTGCAGTGAGGGTACCTTGGAGGAACTCGCGAGGAAGCAGCTGCAGCGATACCAG GCGTTTGTCGTGCAGGTGCTGAAGGAAGATGGGCGAATGAAAGAGATTGTCTCCCTGGCTGCCATGTGCACTACACTGTGTGGCAACATCGAGGGGGAATCTGCTCGTCAGTTGTACGCTTGGATTCAAAGCCTCTGTTCGCAACAATCTCTAG AGGACACTGCAGCGTGCAAGAGTTTGTTGACGCTCTTCTTCACCGTCAATTCCCAGACCAAGTCAGGCCTGCAAGTGCTTTTTGAAGTCTCCGAGAACATCCACCTTCAGTTTGGAACGATTGACGAG GATGTGGAATCAAATAAGAGACAGACATACGCGATCATCAACACAGAGACTGCAGCTTCTGCCTTGGGCGTTCTCCTGGAACACTTGCAGGTTGCGTTACAGCGGTTGGACTGGATGATGACACTTCTGAAGCGTTACCACG CGGCATCCAACGCCGACCAAGTAGCAAAGCTCGAGGTGGGCGTGTGTCGCCAGCTGGGCTACCTGGTGACCATCTTTGCCGAGATCAGCCAGTCGTGTTTGCCTCACCAACTCAGTCAACTCACCCTCAGGCTACTCACTAAACTGTTCAACTCATTAGCGGCACTGAGCAAATAC TACGTGTTGCTATACGTGCACAAGGTTGGGAGGCTGTGCGACAAGTTTGAGAAGTTGGTTCGTCTGACGGGAACCCACCTGACACCGCACATCTACGCCTTGATCACCTTTTTGCAG ACGGCCGAAAAGCAACCGAAGAAAAAAACGCAAAGCAAAGAAGTCACTCCGAGTCTTATCTTTGCTATTGAGCAGTATGAAAAACTGATCATTCAGCTATCAAAGAAATCTAAG GTAAATTTGACCGAAGGCTGCAAGAGGAGCACGGCCAGGGATTTCCGCATCAATGCAGCCACTGTGGAGGCTGCACTTCACTCTGCG GACACAACGGGTGAATGCAGTCGAAAACGGGTTAGGACGGACGACTCGTCGGATGATGATGCCGGCCACGTTCAGTAA